GAACCCAAATGAACTGCATTTAATAAATCATAACTCGGACTGATAGAAGTACTGAAAATTCCGTTATCCTGAAAACTGGAATCTATACTGCCATTACTATTTAAACCCATGGCAAACAAATCCATTTGTTTGTTACTGGCCGTACCGGAATTACCTACAATGACGATTTTTCCATTATCGCGTTCCAAGCCATAGATCCCATAGGTATCTTCTCCGGGAAGATTAAACAGAAATTCACCATTATTGGCAAAAGTTTGATCTTTTGAGCCATTTGGCAATAAACGCATAGCATACACATTAATCTTTGAGGTAGTAGAATCCAGTGCAAATCCCACACTTAAAATTTTATCATCATTAAGAATAATACTCTGATATGGAAAAGAATAAGGATACTTACTACTGGAAGTCCAATTTGAGGTGAAAGAAACGTCTTCATTTCCGTTGGCTAACAAACGTACCAGGTTAGGAGAGGAGTTGCTTTGATTAAAACCCGATAGTATAATTTTATCATCAGTCTGAACAGAGAGCCCTCTGCAAATGTCTTTCCCTCCAAAATCTTTTTCCACTATACCATGGGTACCAAAAGTACTATCAATAAGTCCGGTGCTTAAGAAACGCGCAGCGAAGAAATCACTATTAGACGAAGATTTCTCAATATAACCGGCCAGGACAATTTTGTCATTTTGCATGGCAACTGACCGTCCAAAATAGTGTTTTGAGGTATTTAAAGTTCTGGAATACCCTGTTGTATTAAAACCGGTATCCAAACTGCCATCCGTGTTAAATCGGATTACAATACCATGGAGTTTCCCTTGATAATATTCTTGTCCGGCAATAATGATTTTACCATCATCCTGAAGAACCATAGAATAGGCTACACAGGTTGGTAAAGTGGTAAGCAATTGGACTCCTGTAGTATTAAACGTAGAATCAGGGGCTCCATTTTTTAAGTATCTCGCTACAAAGGGATAGGTGTCATTGGCAGCCGGACTGTAGGATGAACCACAGATCAGGATTTTTCCATCTGTTTGGACTGCAGATAAGAGCGCTTGATCATCTCCACCATTTACAATTTTTAGTTTATTGAGCCCATTCAAAGCATATGAGGAGTCTATTTGAACTGACTGTGAAAAGGTTAAAAATGAAATCAGGGTAAACAATGAGGTGAGAAATATTTTCATAAAGGTGTTTTTGAATTATGGGCTAAATATAAAGTCCAGTCAAGAAACAAGAAAATATTTTTATCAATAATAGTAGGTGAGTGCTTAGTTCTGCGGAGCTAAAAACTAAGGATAGCTATAGATTATATTCTCGCATGATCTTAGCAAACTCTCGATAAGATTTTCTACGATCTTCGGCATCAAATACATGGGTGATGGCAATGAGCTCATCCACTTGTGTAGCTTCAATAAATGATTTGATTTTTGCTGTTACGGTTTCTTTATTCCCAATAAAAGCATACTTGGCCATTTGTTGAACCGCAGGCTGTTGGATGATTTCACGGAATTGATCTGTCATTTCAAAGGGAGCTTCCATTTGACCACGTCTGCCAGTCAAAATTCCAATAACCCGAGAATAATAGGATGTTGAAATACGTTCTGCTTCTTCATCTGTATCGGCAATAATCACAGATATTCCAGCTATAGTGTATGGTTTTTCTAAAACATCAGATGGTTGGAATTCACGATGGTAAATTTCTAATGCAGGAAACAATTGAGCCGTGGCAAAATGACTGGCAAATGC
This genomic interval from bacterium SCSIO 12643 contains the following:
- a CDS encoding T9SS type A sorting domain-containing protein, which produces MKIFLTSLFTLISFLTFSQSVQIDSSYALNGLNKLKIVNGGDDQALLSAVQTDGKILICGSSYSPAANDTYPFVARYLKNGAPDSTFNTTGVQLLTTLPTCVAYSMVLQDDGKIIIAGQEYYQGKLHGIVIRFNTDGSLDTGFNTTGYSRTLNTSKHYFGRSVAMQNDKIVLAGYIEKSSSNSDFFAARFLSTGLIDSTFGTHGIVEKDFGGKDICRGLSVQTDDKIILSGFNQSNSSPNLVRLLANGNEDVSFTSNWTSSSKYPYSFPYQSIILNDDKILSVGFALDSTTSKINVYAMRLLPNGSKDQTFANNGEFLFNLPGEDTYGIYGLERDNGKIVIVGNSGTASNKQMDLFAMGLNSNGSIDSSFQDNGIFSTSISPSYDLLNAVHLGSDNTILATGYYNVASYTHKPMIVQFKIDKTINSVTTLNEGLDFSVYPNPLSSDILRFENKSGSDLVVNIYSITGELVYRDITIGKGTLGTINMESLHSGMYFLKSYSKNTQESKTISFVKK